The Polyangium aurulentum genomic interval GCATCGCGAAAGCGATCGTAGAGCGGGCCGCCCTCGACGGGCGCGAGGTAGGCGAAGGACACGAGCAGCGACAGCGATCGGTAGAGCGGCACCTGCCCATCCGCGCCCACGCGCACGAGGTGGTAGCCGACCGTCGGCAAGGACGCCTCGAGCTCCCCCGCGCCCGCGAACGAGAACCCGAGCCACTCGTAGACGACGACGCCCGCGATCACCGGCGCCCGCGCGCTCGCGCCCGCGCGCACCGGCACGCGCAAGGACGCCCTGCCGCGATCCCACGACGTCCCGAGGGATCGGCCGTCGGTCAGATCCGACACGAGGTAAGGCGCGAACGCGTACTCGCCGCCGATGCCCACGTCCTCGAGCACCGGCACGCGCGTCCAGCGCAAGGGGCGCACCTCGCCGCCGAGCACGAAGAGCGGCACGCCCTCGACGTCGTAGGGCCGGAGGTTCGTGGCGATCTTGAGCGGATCCGAGAAGCGGAACCAGCGCGCGCCGACCTCGATCCCGAGGTGCAAGCTGCCCTCGACCGCGGGCCGTGTCTCCTGTGCTCCGCCGGACGAGGAGGGCCCGAGCTCGGCGCTCTCCGCGCTTGCCATGCGCGGGGCAGCGACGAGCGGCAGGAGCAGGATCGAGGCGCGGCACAGGCCCGAAGAGCGCACGGGGCCCAAGGCTAGTCGGCTCTCGTTCGCCGTCGAGCGCCGAGGGCGCCGGAGGTGTGCGATCGGGTCGACGGCTGACCCTCGTTCGCGTAGGCTCCCCTCCAGCGGAACACCCTCCGCTCACCTGCTTTGGGGCCATGAAACACGCTGCGCGACTGCCCTGGCTTCTCGGGGGCGCGGCCGCCCTCGGCGCGGCCTTCGCCCTCGCGGCTTGCTCGGGCCGGATCGGCGACCCTCCGGGCGCGATCGGCGAATCCCAGGAGCCCGTGTGCACGGGCGTGGTGCCCGGCAAGTCGCCCATCCGGCGGATGACTCGCTTCGAGTACAACAACACCGTCCGCGATCTGTTGGGCGACGACACCAAGCCCGCCTCGGCCTTCGTCCCCGAAGAGGAGGCGATGGGCTTCGACAACCAGGCCACGGCGCTCGGCGTGACGCAGATCCTCGCCGAGCAGTACATGGTGGCCTCGGAGAAGATCGCCGTCCGCGCCGCCGACCACCTGAGCGAGCTTCTGCCCTGCGATCCCGCCACCGTCGGCGAGGACGAGTGCGCGCAGAGCTTCGTCGAGACCTTCGGCCGCCGCGCCTACCGGCGCCCGCTCGACGAGGACGAGATCGCGCGCCTGATGAAGGTCTACGCGTGGGGCCGCGCGCAGGAGGGGTTCTCGAAGGGCATCCAGCTCGTGATCCAGGCGGTGCTCCAGTCGCCGCACTTCCTCTACCGGGTCGAGTTCGGCATGCCGGATCCGGTCGAGGAGGACGTGGTTCCCCTGTCGCACCACGAGATCGCCTCGCGCCTGTCGTACATGCTCTGGGCGTCGATGCCGGACGAGGCGCTGTTCAAGGCCGCGGACGAGGGCCGGCTCGGCACGCGCGACGAGATCGCGGCGCAGGCGCGGCGCATGCTCGACGACGACAAGGCGCGCGAGGCCATCGCGAACTTCCACACGCAGTGGCTGACGCTCGGCAAGATCGACACGATCAACAAGGACGCGAGCGCCTACCCCAGCTACTACGAGGGCCTGCGGCCGCTCTGGAAAGAGGAGACGCTCGCGTTCCTCGATCACGTCGTCTTCGACGGCGAGGGCGACGTGGCGACGATGTTCACCGCGCCCTACACGATGATGAACGAGGAGCTGGCGACGTTCTACGGCGTCCCCGGCCCGAGCTCGCAGGCGTTCGAGCGCGTCGATCTCGACCCCGAGAAGCACGCGGGGCTGCTCACCCAGGCGAGCATCCTGGCCGCGACGGGCAAGCCGAACCAGAGCTCGCCGGTGCACCGGGGCAAGTTCGTGCGCGAGCGGCTGCTCTGCCAGATCCTGCCCCCGCCGCCGAACAACGCGGCGTTCAACGCGCCCGACGTCGAGCCGAACGCCACCACGCGCGAGCGCTTCGCCGAGCACTCCGAGAACCCGGCCTGCGCGGGGTGCCACGTGAAGATGGACCCCATCGGGTTCGGCTTCGAGCACTACGACGGCATCGGCATGTGGCGCGACAAGGACCAGGGCCTGGCGATCGACGACTCGGGCGAGATGGTCGACACGCGCGGCATCGACGGCCCCTTCCACGGCGTGGTGGAGCTGGCGCAGAAGTTGTCGAGGAGCGAAGAGGTGCGCCAGTGCGTCGCGACGCAGTGGTTCCGCTTCGGCTACGGCAGGGTCGAGGGCGAGGACGATCGCTGCTCGATGGAGCAGGTGCAGAAGACCTTCGAGGCGAGCGGCTTCAACGTGAAGGAGCTGCTCGTCGCGCTCACCCAGACCGACGCGTTCCGGTATCGCCGGGCCGTCGTTGCGGCGGCACCATGAAGAAGAAAACCTTGAGCCGGCGCGCGCTGCTCCGGGGCCTCGGCGGCGCGGCCATCGGCCTGCCGTTCCTCGGGGCCATGGCGGACACGGCGAGCGCGATCGCGTTCCCCAAGCGCTTCGTCGTCTTCTTCACCGGGCTCGGCACCGTCAAGCCCGCGTGGATCCCGAAGGGCACCGAGACCGCGTTCGAGTTCGGCCCGATCCTCGCGCCCCTCGAGCCGTTCAAGAAGAAGACCCTCGTGCTCGAGGGCATCGACATGGAGTCGGCCTACCACGGCCCGGGAGACCCGCATCAGCAGGGCATCGGCCAGGCGCTGACGGGCACGGAGCTGCAGGAGGGCATGCTCTTTCCGTACGCGTGCAACCCGTCGGCGATGGTCGGCTGGGGCGGCGGCATCTCGCTCGATCAGTTCCTCGCGAACAAGATCGGGCAGACGACGAAGTTCCCGTCGCTCGAGCTCGGCGTGCAGGTGCAGTACGCGAACGTCTCGGCGCGCATCTCGTACCGGGGCGGCGGGCAGCCGGTTCCGCCGGAGGACGACCCCTACGAGGCGTTCAAGCGCATCTTCGGCGACCTCGGCTCGGACCCCGAGGCCCTCGAGCGGCTCCGCGCCGATCGGCACACGGTGCTCGACGCGGTGACCGAGGACTACGCGAGCCTGAACGCGCGGCTCGGCGCGAGCGACAGGCACAAGCTCGACGCGCACCTCGACGCGATCCGCGAGATCGAGAAGCGCCTCGACGCGCCCGGCGTGATCGGCGGCGCGTGCATCCCGCCCGAGCTCGGCGCCCCCGTCGAGCCGTTCGAGAACGACAACTACCCCGCCATCGCCAAGGCCCAGCTCGACCTGCTCGCGATGTCGCTCATCTGCGATCTGACCCGGGTCGCCAGCATCCAGTGGACCACGGTGCAGACGGGCAAGGTCTTCTCGTGGCTCGGCCAAAGCGAGCCGCACCACTCGCTCTCGCACTCGAGCGACGGCGACACCACGCGCCAGGGGATGCTCACCGACATCGGCAACTGGCACGCCCAGCAGCTCGCCTACCTGTGCCAGAAGCTCGACAGCGTCCAGGAGGGCGACGGGACGGTGCTCGACAACACGGTGATCCTCTGGTGCACCGACATCGCGCAGGGCAACACCCACGCGCGGCGAGACATGCCCTACGTGCTCGTCGGCGGCGCGGGCGGCGCGCTGAAGACGGGGCGCTACGTGAAGTACAAGGGCGCGTATCACAACGACCTCTTGATCGCGCTGTCTCACGCGATGGGCGTGCCGGTCGAGACCTTCGGGAATCCGGAATATTGTAATGGGCCGCTGGGAGGCCTCCTGACCTGATCGCGGGGGGCGTGCCCTCGCCCTTTGCTTTCCGGCCGTAGTTTTGGCATGCATCTCCCATGCGCCCCCGCGCCCGCACCGCCCACATGACGTTCGGGGAGCGATGGCTGCCTCGCGCCGCCGCCTCCCTCGCGCTCGTGGCGGCCCTCGCTGCTGGCTGCAAGCGCCCAGGCGCCGCCGCGGGCGGCGATGGCGGCCCCGGGGACCCGGACGCCTCCCCCCCGACCGGCGCCGAGGCTGCCGTCACGCAGGGCCAGAACTCGGTCCCCGACCCGCCCCCGCCGTCGGACAAGCCGCTGCTCGGCATCACCGCGTTCGTGACCACGGTCTACGCGGAGCCGCGCGACACCTCGAAGAAGCTCGGCTACCTGCGCGTCGGGGCCAAGGTCGCCCGCTCGGCCGAGCCCGCGGGCAAGTCGAACTGCCCGGGCGGCTGGTACGAGATCTACCCGAAGGGCTTCGTCTGCGTGGGCGACGAGGCCACGCTCGATCTCGAGAGCCCCATCCTCAAGGCCGCCGAGAAGCGCCCGAACCTCAAGACCGCGCTGCCCTACCGCTACGCCTTCGTGCGCGCCGTCTTGCCGCTGTACCTGCGCGCGCCCACGGCCGACGAGCAGCTCAAGAGCGAGTTCAAGCTGAAGGAGCACCTCGACTGGTACAAGGAGAACGAGGCGTCGGTGAACCAGGTGGTTCTCGGCGCGCCCGACGTGCCGATCGACGATCGCGGCGTGCCCATCCCCGGCAAGCGCCTCGGCGAGATGGGGCTCGGCAAGAACTCGCAGGAAGTCGGGCTCGGCGTCCTGCTCGGCGGCGAGAGCGACAACGATCCGATTCCCTTCTGGCTCGAGGGCGGCAAGCGGCTGATCCCCAACATCAGCGATTTCAAGGTCCCCGAGTACGCGGTCTTCGCCGACCGCGCGCGGCGTCACACGGGCCTCGCGCTGATCGGCTCGTTCCACGCGGGCGAGGAGGCGTTCAGCCGCCGCTTCGCCATCACGACGGATCTGCGGCTCGCCCCGCACACGAAGATCAAGCCCGACATGGGCTCGCCCTGGCACGGGCTCGAGCTGACGGATCAATTCTCGCTGCCGATTGCGTTCATCCGCTCGCAGGGCGCGAAGGCTTATAAAGTCAGCAAGGGCAAGGCCATTGCCGCGGGCGACGCCGAGTTCCGCAGCGTGCACGCGCTCGCCGGGACGATGAAGATCGTCGAGGGCGTGAAGTATTTCCGGACGAAGGACAAGTACTGGCTGAGCGAGCTCGACGTGGGCCTCGCCGTGCCGCCCGCCTCGTGGCCCGAGGACGCCGAGAAGGGCAAGAAGTGGATCGAGATCTCGATCAAGAGCCAGACCCTGGTCCTCTGGGAGGGCAAGCGCCCCATTTACGCGACGCTCGTCTCCACGGGCCAGGCGGGGCTCGATGATCCCAAGAAGACGACGGCCACCGTGCGCGGCGTCTTCAAGATCCGGAACAAGCACATCACGGCCACGATGGATTCGAACGAGGGCTCGAGCGTGGGCGGCGCGCGCGCGACCGTGGCCTCGAGCTCGAGCCCCGCGCAGAGCAGCGGCGACAAGAGCGGCACGACGAAGACCGCCGCCGCGAAGGGGGCCGACGCGAAGGGCGCGAAGAATGCGAAGGCGCCCGCGGGCAAGGGCGGGGCGAAGGCGCCCGCCGCTGCGAAGGGCGGCAAGCCCGCCGCGAGCGACCCGCACGCGAAGGTGCCGAAGAAGGGCGACGGCGAATACGGCGTGACCAAGCGTCGCGGCGAGGGGACGTTCCAGCTCCGGGACGTGCCGTACATCCAGTATTTCGAGAGCGGCTACGCGCTGCACGCGGCGTACTGGCACGACGTATTCGGCACGCCGCGCAGCCACGGCTGCGTGAACCTCTCGCCGGTGGACGCGCACCGCGTGTTCCTCTGGACCGATCCTCCGGTGCCGGAAGGGTGGCACGCCATCAACGCGGGCGAGGAATTCGGTGAGGGGACGACGGTGATCGTTCATGAGTGAATCGGGCGCGAGCTCGGGCGCGGGCGCGACGTCGACCGCGCCATACGTATTTTACGGCGACCTCAACTGCCCGTTCTGCCACGCGCAGAACGAGCGCATCCTCGAGCTGGGCGCCGAGGGCAAGGTCGAGTGGCGGGGCGTGCGCCACATGCCCAACCTGCCCATTCCCGCGCGCAATTCGGAGCCCGAGCGCGAGGAGATGCACCGCGAGGTGGTCTCGTTGCGCAAGCGCGAGCCCGGCCTGAGCCTGAGCATCCCGCCGGCCCGGCCAAACACCGAGCGAGCCACCTTGTACGTGGCCACGGCGCGCAGGATCGACCGCCGCGCGGCCGAGACGCTGAAGACGCTCCTTTATCGCGCGCTGTGGCTGCACGGCCGCGACCTCTCCAACACCACCACGCTCGATGAATTGCGTGTCGTGGCGGGGCTGCCGGATCTATGCCCGGGCGACGCCGAGCGCAAGGTCGTCGAGCAATGGCAGAAGGAATGGGAAGAGGGCGGGTTCGACCGCCGGATCCCGGTGATGGTGTCGCCGCGCGGCGGGCGCCTGCTCGGCCTGGGTGAGCGTGGGCGGGTCGAGGTGTTCCTGCGATCGGGGATCCTGAGCGCCGAGGGCGGCGGGTACTGCGATTGAAGGGACGAGGAAGACCCTCATGAAGGTCGCCGTCACCGGCGGTTCGGGCCTGCTCGGGACCCTCGTCCTGCGCGCGCTCGCGCGGGACCGGGCGATCAAATCGATCGTCTCGCTCGACATGCGACCGCCGCTCGTCGCCTCGGCCAAGCTCCAGATCGTGCAGGCCGACGTGCGCGATCCGGACCTCGCGCGCCATTTCGAGGGCTGCGACGCCGTCGTGCACCTGGCCTTCGTGGTCACGCGCCACGTCGACCGCGCGCTCTTCGAGGCGGTCAACGTCGGCGGCAGCGAGAACGTCTTCCGCGCGGCGGCCCAGGCGGGCGTGAAGCAGATCGTGCACGCCTCCTCGATCGCGGCCTACGGCGTCGTGCCCGGCCATCCCGTGCCGATCACCGAGGACACCCCGCGACATTTCCAGGCCGAGTTCCCCTACGCGGCCACCAAATACGCGGTGGAGGCCATCCTCGACGGCTTCGAGCCCGCGCACCCCGACATCGCGATCACGCGCCTGCGGCCCTCGATCATCCTCGGGCGGGGCATGGAGCACGCCCTCGGCCGCTCGCTCGCGAAGGGCTTCATGCTCGACATGGGCGGGCCTCCGATGGCGCTCGTCTGGGGCGAGGACGTCGCCGACGCGGTGCTTCTGGCGCTCAAGAACAAGGCGAAGGGCGCGTTCAACCTCTCCGCCGACGAACCGCGGCCCGCGAGCGAGCTCGCGCGCGAGGCGGGTTTGCGTGCCCTGCGCGTGCCGCGCCGCCTCGCCCTGTCCGCGGCCGAGCTCGGCGTGTGGCTCGAGCGCATGGGCGTCGGGGAGGCGGACGACCCGTCATGGGTGCGCCTGCCGTCGGCCACGATGGTCATCTCGAGCGAGCGCGCGAAGAGAGTCCTCGGCTGGAAGCCTCGCTGCGCGACGGCGCGCGACGTGCTCCGGCGTCACGTCGAGGCGGTGCCCGGCCGCGTCGATCGGCGCATCGCGACGTTCATGCGCCTCGTCGACATGGGAGGCCGCAAGCCGCCGGATCCGAGCCGGCTGCGGGGGATCTCGGCGCGCGTTCACCTCTGCCTCGAGGGCAAGGGCGGCGGCGATTTCACGATCGTCGTCGACAACGAGCAGGTCCGCGTCGAGCGCGGCGCGCCGCGTCCGCCGCGATCGGTGGTGCTCCTCAAGGCGCAGACCTTCCTCGACCTCATGGCCGGGCGCGAGGATCCCGCCTCGGCTCAGATCGTGGGCAAGGTGCGGATCGAGGGCGATCCGTTCGCGGGCTTCGTGTTGAGCGGGATGATTCACGGGTTCCGCCAGCAACAACACGGCCCGGGGAGCCGGGCGAAGATTGCGCGCGCCCTGAAAATGTGGTTCGCCCGTGGCGGCTCCGCGACGGCACCCCGGTAGGCCCGGGGCTCACCAGCGACATCTCGGCCCTGACAGGTGGTTTCCGCCATGTTCACAGTCCACCGCTACCAGACCTTCCCCACCGTCCCCGAAGCGCTCGCGCCCCTCACCGCGATCGCGCGCAACCTGTGGTGGACGTGGAACCCGAGGGCGCGGCACCTGTTCGCGCGCATCGACGCCGAGCTGTACGACCGCGTGGCGCACAACCCGCTCGCGCTGCTCAAGCGCGCCTCGCAGCGCCGCCTCGACGAGCTGGCGAAGGACGAGAGCTACCTGCGCGCCCTCGCCGAGATCGAGCGCTGCCAGAGCGACTACCTGCACCGGCCCTCGTGGTTCGAGGAGAAGTACGGCAAGGAGTCCGAGAGCCTCGGGCGCATCGCGTACTTCTCGATGGAGTTCGGCATCCACGAGTGCCTGCCCGTCTACTCGGGCGGCCTCGGCGTGCTCGCGGGCGATC includes:
- a CDS encoding DUF1592 domain-containing protein; translated protein: MKHAARLPWLLGGAAALGAAFALAACSGRIGDPPGAIGESQEPVCTGVVPGKSPIRRMTRFEYNNTVRDLLGDDTKPASAFVPEEEAMGFDNQATALGVTQILAEQYMVASEKIAVRAADHLSELLPCDPATVGEDECAQSFVETFGRRAYRRPLDEDEIARLMKVYAWGRAQEGFSKGIQLVIQAVLQSPHFLYRVEFGMPDPVEEDVVPLSHHEIASRLSYMLWASMPDEALFKAADEGRLGTRDEIAAQARRMLDDDKAREAIANFHTQWLTLGKIDTINKDASAYPSYYEGLRPLWKEETLAFLDHVVFDGEGDVATMFTAPYTMMNEELATFYGVPGPSSQAFERVDLDPEKHAGLLTQASILAATGKPNQSSPVHRGKFVRERLLCQILPPPPNNAAFNAPDVEPNATTRERFAEHSENPACAGCHVKMDPIGFGFEHYDGIGMWRDKDQGLAIDDSGEMVDTRGIDGPFHGVVELAQKLSRSEEVRQCVATQWFRFGYGRVEGEDDRCSMEQVQKTFEASGFNVKELLVALTQTDAFRYRRAVVAAAP
- a CDS encoding DUF1552 domain-containing protein, with product MKKKTLSRRALLRGLGGAAIGLPFLGAMADTASAIAFPKRFVVFFTGLGTVKPAWIPKGTETAFEFGPILAPLEPFKKKTLVLEGIDMESAYHGPGDPHQQGIGQALTGTELQEGMLFPYACNPSAMVGWGGGISLDQFLANKIGQTTKFPSLELGVQVQYANVSARISYRGGGQPVPPEDDPYEAFKRIFGDLGSDPEALERLRADRHTVLDAVTEDYASLNARLGASDRHKLDAHLDAIREIEKRLDAPGVIGGACIPPELGAPVEPFENDNYPAIAKAQLDLLAMSLICDLTRVASIQWTTVQTGKVFSWLGQSEPHHSLSHSSDGDTTRQGMLTDIGNWHAQQLAYLCQKLDSVQEGDGTVLDNTVILWCTDIAQGNTHARRDMPYVLVGGAGGALKTGRYVKYKGAYHNDLLIALSHAMGVPVETFGNPEYCNGPLGGLLT
- a CDS encoding L,D-transpeptidase gives rise to the protein MRPRARTAHMTFGERWLPRAAASLALVAALAAGCKRPGAAAGGDGGPGDPDASPPTGAEAAVTQGQNSVPDPPPPSDKPLLGITAFVTTVYAEPRDTSKKLGYLRVGAKVARSAEPAGKSNCPGGWYEIYPKGFVCVGDEATLDLESPILKAAEKRPNLKTALPYRYAFVRAVLPLYLRAPTADEQLKSEFKLKEHLDWYKENEASVNQVVLGAPDVPIDDRGVPIPGKRLGEMGLGKNSQEVGLGVLLGGESDNDPIPFWLEGGKRLIPNISDFKVPEYAVFADRARRHTGLALIGSFHAGEEAFSRRFAITTDLRLAPHTKIKPDMGSPWHGLELTDQFSLPIAFIRSQGAKAYKVSKGKAIAAGDAEFRSVHALAGTMKIVEGVKYFRTKDKYWLSELDVGLAVPPASWPEDAEKGKKWIEISIKSQTLVLWEGKRPIYATLVSTGQAGLDDPKKTTATVRGVFKIRNKHITATMDSNEGSSVGGARATVASSSSPAQSSGDKSGTTKTAAAKGADAKGAKNAKAPAGKGGAKAPAAAKGGKPAASDPHAKVPKKGDGEYGVTKRRGEGTFQLRDVPYIQYFESGYALHAAYWHDVFGTPRSHGCVNLSPVDAHRVFLWTDPPVPEGWHAINAGEEFGEGTTVIVHE
- a CDS encoding DsbA family oxidoreductase, whose product is MSESGASSGAGATSTAPYVFYGDLNCPFCHAQNERILELGAEGKVEWRGVRHMPNLPIPARNSEPEREEMHREVVSLRKREPGLSLSIPPARPNTERATLYVATARRIDRRAAETLKTLLYRALWLHGRDLSNTTTLDELRVVAGLPDLCPGDAERKVVEQWQKEWEEGGFDRRIPVMVSPRGGRLLGLGERGRVEVFLRSGILSAEGGGYCD
- a CDS encoding NAD-dependent epimerase/dehydratase family protein, producing the protein MKVAVTGGSGLLGTLVLRALARDRAIKSIVSLDMRPPLVASAKLQIVQADVRDPDLARHFEGCDAVVHLAFVVTRHVDRALFEAVNVGGSENVFRAAAQAGVKQIVHASSIAAYGVVPGHPVPITEDTPRHFQAEFPYAATKYAVEAILDGFEPAHPDIAITRLRPSIILGRGMEHALGRSLAKGFMLDMGGPPMALVWGEDVADAVLLALKNKAKGAFNLSADEPRPASELAREAGLRALRVPRRLALSAAELGVWLERMGVGEADDPSWVRLPSATMVISSERAKRVLGWKPRCATARDVLRRHVEAVPGRVDRRIATFMRLVDMGGRKPPDPSRLRGISARVHLCLEGKGGGDFTIVVDNEQVRVERGAPRPPRSVVLLKAQTFLDLMAGREDPASAQIVGKVRIEGDPFAGFVLSGMIHGFRQQQHGPGSRAKIARALKMWFARGGSATAPR